From Amycolatopsis sp. YIM 10, the proteins below share one genomic window:
- a CDS encoding methyltransferase: MTNTSEDAYRHILGESIAFLYPAALRAAALLELAEQLADGPRDVAELAELTGTSGPYLRRLLRFLASHGTFREDESGRFHLTPQADLLRADAPRSLRAGVLLVTEDGWWQSAADLTEAIRRGEPAFDRRFGKPVFVHLAEHPELGALFDAGMAAYSAGDIGYIVDGYDFPDSGVVVDVGGGRGGLLLAALRARPGLRGILLDQEQVLAGNVLPELGADDRWTPHPGDFFSSVPAGDLYTVKNILHDWSDDQCVRILQNCRRAMNPGGRLLAIDAVIPPGNDPHFGKAVDMLMLLLLPGQERTQPEFERIFDRAGFRITRIIPTPGTVSMIEAVPA, translated from the coding sequence ATGACAAACACATCAGAGGATGCGTACCGGCACATCCTTGGCGAGTCCATAGCTTTCCTGTACCCCGCCGCGCTGCGGGCGGCGGCGCTGCTGGAGCTGGCCGAGCAGCTGGCCGACGGGCCGCGAGACGTGGCCGAACTGGCCGAGCTGACCGGGACGAGCGGTCCGTACCTGCGGCGCCTGCTGCGTTTCCTGGCCTCCCACGGGACCTTCCGCGAGGACGAGAGTGGCCGGTTCCACTTGACGCCCCAAGCGGATCTGCTGCGGGCCGACGCTCCCCGGTCCCTGCGGGCGGGTGTGCTCCTGGTGACCGAGGACGGCTGGTGGCAGTCCGCCGCCGACCTCACCGAGGCGATCCGACGTGGTGAGCCGGCGTTCGACCGCCGCTTCGGCAAGCCCGTTTTCGTCCACCTGGCCGAACATCCGGAACTCGGCGCGCTGTTCGACGCTGGCATGGCGGCCTACTCGGCCGGCGATATCGGCTACATCGTCGACGGCTACGACTTCCCGGACAGCGGAGTCGTGGTGGACGTCGGCGGTGGGCGGGGCGGCCTGCTGCTCGCGGCGCTGCGTGCCCGACCCGGCCTGCGCGGCATCCTGCTCGACCAGGAACAAGTGCTGGCGGGCAACGTACTCCCCGAACTCGGCGCCGACGACCGGTGGACCCCGCACCCGGGCGACTTCTTCTCCTCGGTGCCCGCCGGCGACCTCTACACGGTCAAGAACATCCTCCACGACTGGAGTGATGACCAGTGCGTCCGGATCCTGCAGAACTGCCGCCGCGCGATGAACCCGGGCGGCCGCCTGCTCGCCATCGACGCGGTCATCCCACCCGGCAACGACCCGCACTTCGGCAAGGCGGTCGACATGCTGATGCTGCTGCTGCTCCCGGGGCAGGAACGCACCCAACCGGAGTTCGAGCGGATCTTCGACCGGGCCGGTTTCCGGATCACGCGGATAATCCCCACCCCCGGCACCGTATCCATGATCGAGGCGGTACCCGCCTGA
- a CDS encoding phosphotransferase family protein — translation MRPEVDGLDLPALEGFFAEHVPGFTGGLSAEPLRGGRSNLTFVLGDGTRRWVLRRPPLGELTPSAHDMGREYRIVAALAGSGVPVARAVAMAGPEVLGVPFSVVEYVTGRVLRTTAELHALAPADIARCAHGVVDVLAQLHEVDPEALGLKDFGRPEGYLARQVRRWYDQWQRVRTRSLPDIDSLHDRLAAACPPESGASIVHGDYRIDNTILDPDDPAVVRAVVDWEMATLGDPLADLGLHLVYADPAFAPVLAGAAASTSDRLPPPADLARRYAHTSGRDLANLDFYLGLGYFKIAVIAEGIHARHLKGLTRGDGFEQVGAAVAPLAAAGLRALAKGR, via the coding sequence ATGAGGCCCGAGGTGGACGGCTTGGACCTTCCCGCGCTGGAGGGGTTCTTCGCCGAGCACGTGCCGGGGTTCACCGGTGGGCTGAGCGCGGAACCGTTGCGAGGTGGGCGGTCGAACCTGACCTTCGTGCTCGGCGATGGCACCCGGCGCTGGGTCCTGCGGCGGCCCCCGCTGGGCGAGCTGACGCCGTCGGCGCACGACATGGGCCGTGAGTACCGGATCGTCGCGGCGCTGGCCGGGAGCGGCGTGCCGGTCGCGCGAGCGGTGGCGATGGCCGGTCCCGAGGTGCTGGGCGTGCCGTTCTCCGTCGTCGAATACGTGACAGGGCGGGTGCTCCGCACGACCGCGGAACTCCACGCACTCGCCCCGGCCGACATCGCGCGCTGCGCGCACGGCGTGGTCGACGTACTGGCCCAGCTGCACGAGGTGGACCCGGAAGCGTTGGGACTGAAGGACTTCGGGCGTCCGGAGGGATACCTGGCCCGGCAGGTGCGGCGGTGGTACGACCAGTGGCAGCGGGTGCGGACCCGCTCGCTGCCCGACATCGACAGCCTTCACGACCGCCTGGCCGCGGCCTGCCCGCCGGAGAGCGGCGCGTCGATCGTGCACGGGGACTACCGCATCGACAACACTATTCTCGACCCGGACGACCCGGCCGTGGTGCGCGCGGTGGTGGACTGGGAAATGGCCACGCTCGGCGACCCACTCGCAGACCTGGGCTTGCACCTGGTCTATGCCGATCCCGCGTTCGCACCCGTGCTGGCCGGTGCCGCCGCCTCCACCAGCGACCGCCTGCCGCCACCCGCCGACCTCGCGCGGCGGTACGCGCACACCAGCGGCCGAGACCTCGCGAACCTGGACTTCTACCTCGGTCTCGGCTACTTCAAGATCGCCGTGATCGCCGAAGGAATTCACGCACGCCACCTCAAGGGCCTGACCCGCGGCGACGGCTTCGAGCAGGTCGGTGCCGCCGTCGCCCCACTCGCCGCGGCCGGGCTGCGGGCACTGGCGAAAGGCCGGTAG
- a CDS encoding acyl-CoA dehydrogenase family protein, which yields MAVDLAPDSDVAALAERTAAFVRDVVIPVEEEHRGVVTSDEVRAELQRAAKEAGVFAPHVSREYGGHGLDMRARAVVFEEAGYSLLGPLALNIAAPDEGNMHLLEAVATVGQREKYLRPLAEGRIRSCFAMTEPAPGAGSDPVALATRATRVDGGWRIDGHKWFITGADGAGFAICMARTSGEPGETGGATMFLVDADNPGMKTVRHIDTLDESLYGGHVELLFENCVVPDGAVLGEVDEGFRYAQVRLGPARMTHCMRWLGIARRAQDIAVARAAERRLFGSRLGELGMVQQMIADNEIDIAASRGLILRACWELDQGRSAAQSTSIAKTFCAEAIWRVVDRAVQICGSLGISGDILLSRFLREVRPFRVYDGPSETHRWSIARRVLRHHDAAVSE from the coding sequence ATGGCAGTCGACCTCGCGCCGGATTCGGACGTCGCCGCTCTCGCGGAGCGGACCGCGGCGTTCGTCCGTGACGTGGTGATCCCCGTGGAGGAGGAGCACCGCGGCGTGGTGACTTCCGACGAAGTGCGCGCGGAGCTGCAGCGCGCGGCGAAGGAGGCGGGCGTCTTCGCGCCACACGTGTCGCGGGAGTACGGCGGGCACGGGCTGGACATGCGGGCGCGCGCGGTGGTGTTCGAGGAAGCCGGGTACTCGCTGCTCGGGCCGCTGGCGCTGAACATCGCCGCACCGGACGAAGGCAACATGCACCTGCTCGAGGCAGTGGCGACGGTGGGGCAGCGGGAAAAGTACCTGCGGCCGCTGGCGGAGGGACGGATCCGGTCGTGCTTCGCGATGACCGAGCCCGCTCCCGGGGCGGGCTCGGATCCCGTAGCGCTGGCGACCCGGGCGACGCGGGTCGACGGCGGCTGGCGGATCGACGGTCACAAGTGGTTCATCACCGGCGCGGACGGTGCCGGGTTCGCGATCTGCATGGCCCGCACCTCCGGCGAGCCGGGTGAAACCGGTGGGGCGACGATGTTCCTGGTCGACGCGGACAATCCCGGCATGAAGACGGTCCGGCACATCGACACGCTCGACGAAAGCCTGTACGGCGGTCACGTCGAGCTGCTCTTCGAAAACTGCGTGGTACCGGACGGTGCCGTGCTCGGCGAGGTCGACGAAGGTTTCCGGTACGCGCAGGTACGGCTCGGGCCGGCGCGGATGACGCACTGCATGCGCTGGCTCGGCATCGCCAGGCGGGCCCAGGACATCGCCGTCGCGCGTGCCGCCGAGCGGCGGCTGTTCGGCTCCCGGCTGGGCGAGCTGGGCATGGTGCAGCAGATGATCGCCGACAACGAGATCGACATCGCCGCTTCCCGCGGACTGATCCTCCGAGCCTGCTGGGAACTCGACCAAGGGCGCTCGGCCGCCCAGTCCACCTCGATCGCCAAGACGTTCTGCGCGGAGGCGATCTGGCGGGTGGTCGACCGCGCGGTGCAGATCTGCGGGTCGCTGGGCATCTCCGGGGACATCCTGTTGAGCCGGTTCCTGCGTGAGGTGCGGCCGTTCCGCGTCTACGACGGGCCTTCGGAGACCCATCGCTGGTCCATCGCCCGGCGTGTGCTGCGGCACCACGACGCGGCGGTGTCGGAATGA
- a CDS encoding TetR/AcrR family transcriptional regulator, which translates to MDRFGDIRGSALELFTSKGYEATTMTDIGAAAGMRGPSLYKHVASKQDILAKIMTATMEQLLAAHHTAVAGTTGPAERLRRATEAHVRYHARHRLEAFVGNREIRSLREPHRGQVLELRADYETCFRVLVQAGVDAGIFTVASVRLASYAILDLGMGVAAWYRDNGEHSEDAVVWQYSDFALRLVGVHTP; encoded by the coding sequence GTGGACCGATTCGGCGACATCCGCGGCTCGGCGCTGGAGCTGTTCACCAGCAAGGGCTACGAAGCCACCACGATGACCGACATCGGCGCGGCGGCCGGCATGCGCGGGCCGAGCCTGTACAAGCACGTCGCGTCCAAACAGGACATTCTCGCCAAGATCATGACCGCCACCATGGAACAGCTGCTCGCGGCGCACCACACCGCCGTCGCCGGCACGACCGGCCCCGCCGAACGGCTGCGCCGCGCCACCGAAGCACACGTCCGCTACCACGCCCGCCACCGGCTCGAAGCCTTCGTCGGCAACCGCGAGATCCGCAGCCTTCGTGAGCCCCATCGCGGTCAGGTGCTCGAGCTTCGCGCCGACTACGAGACCTGCTTCCGTGTCCTCGTCCAAGCCGGCGTCGACGCCGGAATCTTCACCGTCGCCTCGGTTCGCCTGGCCTCCTACGCCATTCTCGACCTGGGCATGGGCGTGGCCGCGTGGTACCGCGACAACGGCGAACACAGCGAAGACGCTGTCGTGTGGCAGTACAGCGACTTCGCCCTTCGCCTGGTCGGCGTGCACACGCCCTGA
- a CDS encoding alcohol dehydrogenase catalytic domain-containing protein, giving the protein MRAFRMIGANAAALEDVPEPVPGPGEVRLDVLAAGVCRSDLAVLAGGVAAGYALPFTFGHEICGRVAALGPGEHPVAIGDQVVVHAPVGCGKCGRCGHGETNYCDNSGSLTAAGLGLGLDGGMAEAVTVDSARLVAADGLDPVQASVLADAGLTSYHAVAGSLPMLSQPEAVAVVIGVGGLGHLALGVLQSLTDARVIAVDTREEALELARAHGATTAVALESAAEAVAAATGGRGADVVFDFAAAPSSVELAPSLLRTAGDLVVVGSGGGVLPVTKPGPLPAGCRIRLPFWGSRNELTAVVALARGGSLPVRAEVFGLSEAGRVFDLLRAGKITGRAVLDPRRG; this is encoded by the coding sequence ATGCGTGCTTTCCGGATGATCGGGGCGAACGCCGCCGCACTGGAGGATGTACCCGAACCGGTGCCGGGGCCCGGTGAGGTCCGGCTCGACGTGCTGGCGGCCGGGGTGTGCCGATCGGATCTCGCGGTACTGGCCGGTGGCGTGGCCGCCGGTTACGCCCTCCCGTTCACGTTCGGCCACGAGATCTGCGGACGCGTCGCCGCACTCGGCCCGGGGGAGCACCCGGTCGCGATCGGCGACCAGGTGGTGGTCCACGCACCCGTCGGTTGCGGGAAGTGCGGCCGGTGCGGTCACGGTGAAACCAACTACTGCGACAACAGCGGATCCCTCACCGCGGCAGGCCTCGGCCTCGGTCTCGACGGTGGCATGGCCGAAGCCGTCACGGTCGATTCGGCGCGGCTGGTCGCGGCGGACGGCTTGGATCCCGTGCAAGCTTCGGTGCTCGCGGACGCGGGGCTCACCTCCTACCACGCCGTCGCCGGATCGCTGCCGATGCTTTCCCAGCCAGAAGCCGTAGCGGTGGTGATCGGTGTCGGTGGCCTCGGGCACCTGGCACTCGGTGTCCTGCAGTCCTTGACCGACGCACGTGTGATCGCGGTGGACACCCGGGAGGAGGCGCTGGAGTTGGCTCGCGCGCACGGGGCCACCACGGCGGTCGCGCTCGAATCGGCCGCAGAGGCCGTCGCCGCTGCCACGGGCGGCCGGGGCGCCGACGTCGTCTTCGACTTCGCTGCCGCACCAAGCAGTGTCGAGCTCGCGCCGTCGTTGCTGCGCACGGCGGGCGACCTGGTCGTCGTCGGCAGCGGGGGCGGGGTCCTGCCGGTGACCAAACCCGGTCCACTGCCCGCGGGCTGCCGAATCCGGTTGCCGTTCTGGGGTTCGCGCAACGAGCTGACCGCGGTGGTCGCACTCGCTCGAGGCGGATCGCTGCCCGTGCGCGCGGAAGTGTTCGGCCTCTCCGAAGCGGGTCGCGTGTTCGACCTGCTGAGGGCGGGCAAGATCACCGGCCGGGCGGTGCTGGATCCCCGGCGGGGCTGA